The proteins below are encoded in one region of Alistipes indistinctus YIT 12060:
- the thrA gene encoding bifunctional aspartate kinase/homoserine dehydrogenase I: MKVLKFGGTSVGSAEGLRQVKLVVESCREEVIVVVSALGGITDQLLLTSRMAAAGDMQYKSQLEQIVMRHRRTVDEVVNPACRAEVLATVNTLLDELSNIFKGVYLIKDLSPKTSDAIVSYGERLSSVIVRGVLGCAELYDAREFIKTRPYFGKHIVEFAPTEKLIRERFAAMPKVVVVPGFIAADYQSDDVTNLGRGGSDYTASVLAATLKADALEIWTDVDGFMTADPKVISNAYVIEHLTFVEAMELCNFGAKVIYPPTIFPAYHNNIPISIRNTFNPDAPGTYVSKEKAGDSRMIKGISSINDTCLITIRGLGMVGVIGVNYRIFKALSKSGISVFFVSQAASENTTSIGVRNGDAALAVEVLSAEFAQEIAMGEINKIKTDHDLATVAIVGENMKHRPGVAGKLFDTLGRNGINVIACAQGASETNISFVVTRENLRKSLNVIHDSFFLSEYQVLNIFIAGVGLVGSNLLEQIRLQQEKLMQENALKIRIVGITNSRHFIASRDGIDLNSYKEQLAASDRVSTPEIFRDEILAMNIFNPVFVDCTASPSVASIYEELLSHNVSVVAANKIAASSEYDHYLKLKNIARSRGVKFLFETNVGAGLPIINTISDLINSGDRILKIEAVVSGTLNFIFNEMNETVPMSRAIELAKEAGYAEPDPRIDLSGMDVVRKLVILSREAGYRVEQDDVKKNLFIPQKYFEGSVEDFWRRVPELDAEFEARRKRLAAEGKRWRFVACMDHGATEVSLREVGPDSPFYHLAGSNNVILLTTERYKEYPMQIKGYGAGAGVTAAGVFADIISIANIR; encoded by the coding sequence ATGAAAGTACTGAAGTTTGGAGGGACGTCCGTAGGTTCTGCGGAAGGTCTGAGGCAGGTGAAGCTTGTGGTGGAATCCTGCCGTGAGGAGGTGATTGTCGTCGTGTCGGCGTTGGGAGGTATTACGGATCAGCTGTTGCTGACTTCCCGAATGGCGGCCGCAGGCGATATGCAGTACAAAAGCCAACTCGAACAGATCGTCATGCGTCACCGCCGGACGGTAGACGAAGTGGTCAATCCGGCGTGCCGTGCGGAGGTACTTGCAACGGTGAACACGTTGCTGGACGAACTTTCCAATATCTTCAAGGGAGTCTATCTGATCAAGGATCTCTCCCCCAAGACGAGCGATGCGATCGTGAGTTACGGGGAGCGTCTTTCGTCGGTGATCGTGCGGGGGGTACTCGGATGCGCCGAACTGTACGACGCCCGTGAATTTATCAAGACCCGGCCCTATTTCGGGAAACATATCGTCGAATTCGCACCGACCGAAAAGCTGATCCGCGAACGGTTCGCGGCGATGCCGAAGGTGGTCGTGGTACCGGGTTTCATTGCCGCCGATTATCAGTCGGACGACGTGACGAACCTCGGGCGCGGCGGTTCCGATTATACCGCTTCGGTGCTGGCCGCGACGCTCAAAGCCGATGCGCTCGAAATTTGGACCGATGTGGACGGTTTTATGACCGCCGACCCGAAGGTGATCAGCAATGCCTATGTGATCGAGCACCTGACGTTTGTCGAAGCGATGGAGCTGTGCAACTTCGGCGCGAAGGTGATTTATCCGCCGACTATCTTTCCAGCTTACCACAACAATATTCCGATCAGCATCCGCAATACGTTCAACCCGGATGCGCCGGGAACCTACGTCTCGAAGGAAAAGGCCGGAGACAGCCGTATGATCAAGGGTATTTCGTCGATCAACGATACCTGCCTGATTACCATCAGGGGGTTGGGTATGGTCGGTGTGATCGGCGTCAATTACCGCATCTTCAAAGCCCTGTCGAAATCGGGTATCAGCGTGTTCTTCGTTTCGCAGGCCGCTTCGGAAAACACAACCTCGATCGGTGTGCGCAACGGCGATGCCGCATTGGCCGTGGAAGTGCTTTCGGCCGAGTTCGCACAGGAAATTGCGATGGGCGAGATCAATAAAATCAAAACCGATCACGACCTGGCTACGGTAGCGATCGTCGGCGAGAATATGAAACACCGTCCGGGAGTTGCCGGAAAACTTTTCGATACGCTCGGCCGCAACGGTATCAATGTGATCGCCTGTGCACAGGGCGCTTCGGAGACGAACATTTCGTTCGTCGTGACACGGGAGAACCTGCGTAAGTCGCTCAACGTGATCCACGATTCGTTCTTCCTGTCGGAGTACCAGGTACTCAACATTTTTATAGCCGGTGTCGGATTGGTGGGTAGTAACCTGTTGGAGCAGATACGCCTGCAGCAGGAGAAACTGATGCAAGAGAATGCATTGAAGATCCGGATCGTCGGGATTACCAATTCGCGCCATTTCATCGCTTCGCGTGACGGGATCGACTTGAACAGTTACAAGGAGCAGCTGGCTGCGTCGGACCGCGTTTCGACCCCAGAAATTTTTCGCGATGAAATCCTGGCGATGAATATCTTCAATCCGGTCTTCGTTGACTGCACGGCCAGCCCGTCCGTAGCGAGCATTTATGAAGAGCTGCTTTCGCACAACGTGTCGGTTGTGGCGGCCAACAAGATCGCTGCGTCATCCGAATATGACCATTATCTGAAACTCAAGAATATCGCCCGGTCGCGTGGGGTTAAATTCCTGTTCGAGACCAACGTGGGAGCAGGCCTGCCGATTATCAATACGATCAGCGACCTGATCAACAGCGGCGACCGCATCCTGAAGATCGAGGCGGTGGTTTCGGGTACGTTGAACTTCATTTTCAACGAAATGAACGAAACCGTACCGATGAGCCGGGCTATTGAACTGGCCAAAGAAGCGGGGTATGCCGAGCCCGATCCTCGCATCGACCTGAGCGGCATGGATGTCGTGCGTAAGCTGGTTATCCTTTCGCGTGAAGCCGGTTACCGGGTCGAACAGGACGATGTGAAAAAGAATCTTTTCATTCCGCAAAAATATTTCGAGGGCAGCGTCGAGGATTTCTGGAGGCGCGTGCCCGAATTGGATGCCGAGTTCGAGGCCCGGCGTAAACGGCTTGCGGCCGAAGGGAAGCGGTGGCGTTTCGTGGCCTGTATGGATCACGGGGCGACCGAGGTGTCGCTGCGCGAAGTCGGCCCGGATAGTCCGTTCTATCACCTGGCGGGCAGCAACAACGTAATCTTGTTGACGACAGAGCGTTACAAGGAGTATCCGATGCAGATCAAAGGGTACGGTGCCGGTGCCGGTGTGACGGCGGCGGGAGTGTTCGCCGATATCATCAGCATCGCCAATATCCGGTAA
- a CDS encoding DUF5606 family protein, which translates to MNLKEVLAISGQSGLFKFVAQSKNGVIVESLTDGKRSNASGSAKVSALGEIAIYTETDDLPLAQVFENIYKHTAGKEAISPKASPEELKKFFAAVLPEYDRERVHVSDIKKVVAWYNLLIGIGMTDFKIEEENKENEKEA; encoded by the coding sequence ATGAATTTAAAAGAGGTTCTGGCCATATCGGGCCAAAGCGGACTGTTCAAGTTCGTAGCCCAGAGCAAAAACGGCGTGATCGTCGAATCGCTCACCGACGGTAAGCGCAGTAATGCATCCGGTTCCGCCAAAGTGAGCGCATTGGGCGAGATCGCGATTTACACCGAAACGGACGACCTGCCGTTGGCGCAGGTATTCGAAAACATCTACAAACACACCGCAGGCAAAGAGGCCATCAGCCCGAAAGCATCGCCCGAAGAGTTGAAAAAGTTCTTTGCAGCCGTATTGCCCGAGTACGACCGCGAAAGGGTACACGTATCGGACATCAAAAAAGTAGTGGCCTGGTACAACCTGCTGATCGGCATCGGCATGACCGATTTCAAGATCGAAGAAGAAAACAAAGAAAACGAAAAAGAAGCATAA
- a CDS encoding M28 family peptidase, translated as MKKQIILLPATLLLALGAVQGQDVKERLKAHVYTLASDEFAGRKPNTHGDTLAANYIREQLKAMPGFKLLAKDGLQEFSYQAYRNLAAEGNTLKAGKRALTLGRDFLPSVTSANGSFSGEVVDMGEGKPRDYAGKDVKGKFVVVHLTPRSYADGSEQRSRETAALQNGAKGILLVGQPLSNLPARWPTKDGFYVAKVTDKAAKELLTKKQMEANVAIDLSTEHTFNVVAKIEAPKANNPEGDVLILGAHYDHMGIEEYEGEPAIFHGADDNASGTAGILELARYISDRRDFLKKDVIVILFGAEERGLKGSRYYAANPVEPLDNVKAMVNIDMMGRMPAEKTLGIRGLGSAYEAPALFASLPNNDNLELVWEFREKGPTDYSSFYDKGIPAFSFGTPHHVDYHKPTDTKERVNYDGMVMVYDYATNLINRLAFEPLRLTYRPQQK; from the coding sequence ATGAAAAAACAGATCATCCTCCTGCCGGCTACTCTCCTGCTCGCATTGGGGGCCGTTCAGGGACAGGACGTCAAAGAGAGGCTCAAAGCCCACGTCTACACGCTTGCAAGCGATGAATTCGCAGGACGCAAACCCAATACGCACGGCGATACACTGGCCGCCAACTACATCCGTGAACAGCTCAAGGCGATGCCCGGCTTTAAACTGCTGGCCAAAGACGGCCTGCAGGAGTTCTCTTACCAGGCATACCGCAACCTGGCCGCCGAAGGCAATACGCTCAAAGCGGGCAAACGTGCTTTGACGCTGGGCCGCGACTTCCTGCCGTCGGTCACCTCCGCCAACGGATCGTTCAGCGGGGAAGTGGTCGACATGGGCGAAGGCAAACCGCGCGATTATGCGGGCAAAGACGTCAAAGGAAAATTCGTCGTGGTGCACCTGACGCCGCGCAGTTATGCCGACGGCAGCGAGCAACGTTCCCGTGAAACGGCAGCGCTGCAAAACGGGGCAAAAGGCATATTGCTCGTCGGGCAGCCATTGAGCAACCTCCCCGCCCGCTGGCCGACCAAAGACGGTTTCTACGTGGCGAAAGTGACCGACAAGGCCGCCAAGGAACTGCTGACAAAAAAACAGATGGAAGCCAATGTAGCCATCGACCTTTCGACGGAGCACACCTTCAATGTGGTTGCCAAGATTGAAGCGCCGAAGGCCAACAACCCGGAAGGCGACGTACTAATTCTCGGTGCGCATTACGACCATATGGGAATCGAAGAGTATGAAGGCGAACCCGCCATTTTCCACGGTGCGGACGATAACGCTTCGGGCACCGCAGGCATCCTGGAACTGGCCCGTTACATCAGCGATCGCCGCGACTTCCTGAAAAAAGACGTGATCGTCATCCTGTTCGGCGCCGAAGAGCGCGGGCTGAAAGGCTCGCGTTATTATGCAGCCAATCCGGTCGAGCCGCTCGACAACGTGAAAGCCATGGTAAACATCGACATGATGGGCCGCATGCCGGCTGAAAAGACCTTAGGCATCCGCGGGCTGGGCTCCGCTTACGAAGCACCTGCCCTGTTCGCCTCGCTCCCCAACAACGACAACCTCGAACTGGTATGGGAGTTCCGTGAAAAAGGTCCGACCGATTACTCCTCGTTCTATGACAAGGGCATCCCCGCCTTTTCGTTCGGCACGCCCCACCACGTCGATTATCATAAACCTACCGACACCAAAGAGCGCGTAAACTACGACGGCATGGTGATGGTCTATGACTACGCCACCAACCTGATCAACCGCCTGGCATTCGAGCCGCTGCGACTGACTTACCGGCCCCAGCAGAAGTAG
- the yajC gene encoding preprotein translocase subunit YajC — MNVMTIMLQAAGGGSAQFLIMMVLIFGVMYFLMIRPQQKKQKELVKFRNALEKGQKIVTAGGIYGTVKEVKEGYVLVEVDSNVAIRVDKNMVMRDPSDIATPSK; from the coding sequence ATGAATGTGATGACAATTATGCTGCAGGCAGCCGGCGGCGGAAGCGCGCAGTTCCTGATTATGATGGTGCTGATCTTCGGTGTGATGTATTTCCTGATGATTCGCCCCCAGCAGAAGAAACAGAAAGAGTTGGTGAAGTTCCGCAATGCTCTCGAAAAGGGGCAGAAGATCGTGACAGCCGGCGGTATTTACGGCACTGTGAAAGAGGTGAAAGAAGGATATGTGCTGGTCGAAGTTGACAGCAACGTAGCGATTCGTGTAGATAAGAATATGGTGATGCGCGATCCTTCCGATATAGCAACCCCGTCCAAATAG
- a CDS encoding DUF1573 domain-containing protein, which yields MDFKRIVILSAVVAAVAACGRSSKAPDTTGAEASFAPSMTIALSDSLLHAGQTTDTIDMGRIRAGEIVRRDLLIRNAGSKPFVILSVRTSCGCTTVDFAKEPVMPGKEVPFSFEFDSKGFNGYQLKHITISTSAAAQPFTLVAAGEVIPAQ from the coding sequence ATGGACTTCAAGCGAATCGTCATTTTATCAGCCGTAGTGGCGGCTGTGGCAGCCTGCGGCCGTTCGTCCAAGGCGCCCGATACCACTGGGGCCGAAGCGTCGTTCGCGCCTTCGATGACTATTGCACTTTCCGATTCATTGTTGCATGCCGGACAAACCACCGATACGATCGATATGGGGCGTATCCGTGCCGGTGAGATCGTGAGGCGCGACCTGCTGATCCGCAATGCGGGTTCCAAGCCGTTTGTCATCCTGTCGGTCAGAACCAGCTGCGGCTGCACGACCGTCGATTTCGCCAAAGAGCCGGTTATGCCGGGCAAAGAGGTGCCGTTCTCTTTTGAGTTCGACAGTAAAGGCTTTAACGGTTATCAACTCAAGCACATTACCATCTCTACTTCGGCTGCAGCCCAGCCTTTTACGTTGGTTGCTGCAGGGGAAGTGATCCCGGCGCAATAA
- a CDS encoding transcription antitermination protein NusB: protein MLSRRLLRIKAVKALYAHFKSDSDSLISSEKNLMFSIDKTYELYHQLLWLIVDVATVAENKIELGRKKHLPTEQERNPNTKFIDNRVIAALRNSERLTDYLTSHKLGWVRYPELVKHLYKAMTASDYYREYMASPSRSFKEDQKLIEDFYTYTVDNCEELENVVEEQSIFWADDVDFANIMVLRTLANMKVSQDEVPLLPEYKNEDDKAFVKELFRHTLVHYKEYFDYIGRFTKNWDVERIAFMDNLIMAATMSELINFPSIPVKVTLDEFIEIAKYYSTPGSSTFINGILDKVVEALREEGKIAKSGRGLLDK, encoded by the coding sequence ATGTTAAGCAGAAGATTACTCCGCATTAAGGCCGTGAAGGCGCTTTACGCACACTTCAAATCGGATTCCGATTCGTTGATTTCGTCCGAGAAAAACCTGATGTTTAGCATCGACAAGACTTACGAGTTGTACCATCAACTGCTTTGGCTGATCGTCGATGTCGCCACGGTGGCCGAGAATAAGATCGAACTGGGCCGCAAGAAACACCTGCCGACCGAACAGGAGCGTAATCCGAACACAAAATTCATCGATAACCGCGTGATAGCCGCATTGCGTAACAGCGAGCGGCTGACCGACTACCTCACGTCGCACAAACTGGGGTGGGTGCGGTATCCCGAACTGGTCAAACATCTCTATAAGGCGATGACGGCGAGTGATTATTACCGCGAGTATATGGCTTCCCCGTCGCGTTCGTTCAAAGAGGATCAGAAATTGATCGAAGATTTTTATACTTATACGGTCGACAACTGCGAGGAGTTGGAGAACGTTGTCGAAGAGCAGTCGATCTTTTGGGCCGACGATGTCGATTTCGCCAATATCATGGTATTGCGTACCCTGGCCAATATGAAAGTTTCGCAGGACGAAGTCCCGTTGCTGCCCGAGTACAAGAATGAAGACGACAAAGCATTCGTCAAAGAGCTGTTCCGGCATACGTTAGTCCATTACAAGGAGTATTTCGATTATATCGGCCGTTTTACGAAGAACTGGGATGTCGAGCGCATCGCATTTATGGATAACCTGATCATGGCGGCTACGATGTCTGAATTGATAAATTTCCCGTCGATTCCGGTCAAGGTGACACTCGATGAGTTCATCGAAATCGCCAAGTATTACAGCACGCCGGGCAGCAGTACGTTCATCAACGGCATTCTCGACAAGGTCGTCGAAGCGCTTCGCGAAGAGGGGAAGATTGCAAAAAGCGGCCGCGGTCTGTTGGATAAATAG
- a CDS encoding BaiN/RdsA family NAD(P)/FAD-dependent oxidoreductase: MRHFATVVIGGGAAGIMAAGVAASRGGNVLLCERMEKPQRKVRITGKGRCNLTNLCSEEEFLAKVRCGADFFASALHRFDSEATMRFFEHIGVPLTVERGRRVFPSSGKAWDIADAHVGWCRTQGVTIETHARVTEITARTGQVTGIILETAPGQSETITCENVILATGGASYPATGSTGDGYRLAHRLGHTIVPIRPSLTPLITGRPTPRPMADLTLRNISVLLLINGRSVAEEFGEMEFTPKGVNGPVVLRLSRRAVDALIDGERVEFSLDLKPALSPEQLTGRLVRETAALPPKAAARSLAAKLVPSVLIGEWLKRAGIHPEEYAAALTPIQQKALIGALKKWTIGIADYAPFTEAIVTAGGVSVDEIDPSTMQSKLVKGLYFAGEVLDIDADTGGYNLQIAYSTGHLAGELKP; this comes from the coding sequence ATGAGACATTTCGCAACGGTAGTCATCGGCGGCGGCGCAGCCGGCATCATGGCCGCAGGGGTAGCAGCCTCGCGCGGAGGAAACGTACTGCTGTGCGAGCGGATGGAAAAGCCCCAGCGCAAAGTGCGCATTACCGGAAAAGGACGCTGCAACCTCACAAACTTATGCAGCGAAGAGGAGTTTCTGGCTAAAGTGCGATGCGGCGCCGATTTTTTCGCATCGGCCCTCCATAGATTCGATAGCGAAGCGACTATGCGTTTTTTCGAGCATATCGGGGTCCCGTTGACGGTCGAACGCGGACGGAGGGTCTTCCCCTCCAGCGGAAAGGCATGGGATATAGCCGATGCACATGTGGGCTGGTGTCGCACACAAGGCGTCACGATCGAAACCCATGCCCGGGTAACGGAGATTACCGCCCGGACCGGGCAGGTAACAGGCATCATCCTCGAAACCGCTCCGGGGCAATCCGAAACCATTACCTGCGAAAATGTCATTCTGGCCACAGGAGGAGCTTCCTACCCCGCTACCGGTTCGACCGGCGACGGCTACCGCCTGGCGCACCGTCTCGGGCACACGATCGTACCGATTCGCCCATCGCTGACTCCGCTGATCACCGGGCGCCCTACCCCCAGGCCGATGGCGGACCTCACGCTACGCAACATTTCGGTGCTGCTGCTTATCAACGGACGATCCGTAGCCGAAGAGTTCGGCGAAATGGAATTTACCCCTAAAGGAGTGAACGGTCCCGTTGTCCTGCGCCTGAGCCGCCGGGCCGTCGACGCCCTGATCGACGGGGAACGGGTGGAGTTTTCGCTCGACCTGAAGCCTGCACTCAGCCCAGAACAGCTGACCGGCCGCCTTGTCCGCGAAACGGCCGCTCTTCCCCCCAAAGCCGCAGCCCGTTCGCTGGCGGCAAAACTGGTGCCGTCGGTTTTGATCGGCGAATGGCTCAAACGGGCTGGCATCCACCCCGAAGAGTATGCGGCCGCGCTCACTCCAATCCAGCAAAAAGCCCTGATCGGAGCACTGAAAAAGTGGACGATCGGCATCGCGGACTATGCTCCGTTCACCGAAGCGATCGTCACGGCGGGTGGCGTCTCCGTCGACGAGATCGACCCGTCCACGATGCAATCAAAATTGGTAAAAGGACTTTACTTCGCCGGCGAAGTACTCGATATCGATGCAGACACCGGCGGTTATAACCTTCAAATCGCCTATTCGACCGGACATCTGGCCGGAGAGTTGAAACCTTAA
- a CDS encoding cob(I)yrinic acid a,c-diamide adenosyltransferase translates to MKIYTRTGDKGTTSLVGGTRVAKDHPRLEAYGTVDELMAHTAYLRDNMENHPQLTRYRDELLQVLDHLMRLSSYLATEEEAKKYLPAFDGTQVALLEQWIDGIQSTLPTIDKFTLPGGHPIAALCHIARTVCRRSERRAISLSEQYPVNEFVLRYLNRLSDYFYVLARKISMEFNIKEILWVYDK, encoded by the coding sequence ATGAAAATCTATACCAGAACCGGAGACAAAGGAACCACCTCGCTGGTAGGAGGCACCCGCGTAGCGAAAGACCATCCCCGGCTCGAAGCTTACGGCACCGTCGACGAATTGATGGCCCATACGGCCTATTTGCGGGACAACATGGAAAACCATCCGCAGCTTACCCGCTACCGAGACGAATTACTGCAGGTGCTGGATCACCTGATGCGCCTCTCATCGTACCTGGCCACCGAAGAGGAAGCCAAGAAATACCTTCCCGCATTCGACGGCACACAGGTGGCACTGCTCGAACAGTGGATCGACGGCATTCAGAGCACGCTGCCCACAATAGACAAATTCACGCTCCCCGGCGGCCATCCGATCGCCGCCCTCTGCCATATCGCCCGTACCGTATGCCGCCGCAGCGAACGCAGGGCCATTTCCCTGAGCGAACAATATCCTGTCAATGAATTTGTTTTACGCTATTTAAACCGCCTGTCGGACTACTTTTACGTACTGGCCCGTAAAATATCCATGGAATTTAACATAAAAGAAATCCTATGGGTATACGATAAATGA
- a CDS encoding DUF2795 domain-containing protein, producing the protein MYWTLELASKLEDAPWPATKEELIDYATRSGAPLEVIENLEEIEDEGDIYESIEDIWPDYPSKDDFFFNEEEY; encoded by the coding sequence ATGTACTGGACTTTAGAGTTGGCTTCCAAACTGGAAGATGCGCCGTGGCCCGCTACCAAAGAGGAGTTGATCGATTATGCCACGCGGTCGGGCGCACCGCTGGAAGTAATCGAGAACCTTGAAGAAATCGAGGACGAAGGCGACATATACGAAAGCATCGAGGATATCTGGCCCGATTACCCCAGTAAAGACGATTTCTTTTTCAACGAAGAAGAGTATTGA
- a CDS encoding AAA family ATPase, whose product MRTLKNPFITSSYESAEYFCDREQESRNLIREVTNGNNLALISTRRMGKTGLIQHCFHNPEIKGNYYTFFVDIYATKSLRDFVFSLSRVIVDGLKPFGRKAIEGFWNSVKSLQGGITFDPVGNPSFNLQLGDIHSTEATLDEIFRYLERAAKPVIVAIDEFQQVASYTEKNVEALLRTHVQHCRNARFIFAGSQRHVMGSMFTSASRPFYQSVSMMYLESIDLAEYAAFARAHFEKGGRQIEPGTVESIYERFDGITWYVQKMLNTLYSITPEKGQCTVKMIPEALQNILDSNNYTFQEILFRLPERQKQLLIAINKEGEARAVTSGGFVKKNSLPSPSSVQAALKGLLEKDFITHEQGVYRIYDRFFGIWLEENY is encoded by the coding sequence ATGAGAACGCTTAAAAATCCCTTCATAACCAGCAGCTACGAGTCCGCGGAATACTTTTGCGACCGCGAACAGGAAAGCCGGAACCTGATCCGGGAAGTGACCAACGGAAACAACCTGGCCCTGATCTCCACCCGTCGTATGGGAAAGACCGGCCTGATCCAGCACTGTTTCCACAATCCGGAAATAAAGGGTAACTACTATACCTTTTTTGTAGATATCTATGCGACCAAATCGCTGCGTGATTTCGTGTTTTCCCTGAGCCGGGTGATCGTCGACGGTCTGAAACCTTTCGGAAGAAAGGCGATCGAGGGATTCTGGAACAGCGTCAAATCCCTGCAGGGCGGCATCACTTTCGATCCGGTAGGCAATCCCAGCTTCAACCTCCAGTTGGGCGATATCCATTCCACAGAAGCCACGCTCGACGAAATATTCCGATACCTGGAACGTGCCGCCAAACCGGTCATCGTCGCCATCGACGAGTTCCAGCAAGTCGCGTCCTATACCGAAAAGAACGTGGAAGCATTGCTACGTACCCATGTCCAGCATTGCCGCAATGCCCGTTTCATCTTTGCCGGCAGCCAGCGCCATGTTATGGGGAGCATGTTCACCAGCGCATCGCGCCCATTCTACCAAAGCGTATCGATGATGTATCTGGAAAGCATCGACCTTGCCGAATACGCAGCCTTTGCCCGGGCCCATTTCGAAAAAGGCGGCCGCCAAATCGAACCGGGGACGGTAGAAAGTATCTACGAGCGATTCGACGGCATTACGTGGTATGTGCAGAAAATGCTCAACACGCTTTATAGTATAACACCCGAAAAGGGACAGTGTACGGTAAAAATGATTCCCGAAGCCTTGCAGAATATTCTCGACTCTAATAATTACACCTTTCAGGAAATCCTGTTCCGCCTGCCGGAAAGGCAGAAACAACTGCTCATCGCCATCAATAAAGAAGGCGAAGCCCGCGCGGTTACCTCCGGGGGATTTGTCAAAAAAAACAGTCTCCCGTCGCCGAGCTCGGTACAGGCCGCCCTCAAAGGATTGCTCGAGAAGGACTTTATTACGCACGAACAGGGCGTCTACCGCATTTACGACCGATTCTTCGGAATCTGGCTCGAGGAGAACTATTAA